Genomic DNA from Novipirellula galeiformis:
TGCCGTCAACAGCGCAACGGCGGGCTCAATCGTGTACGCTCGCAGGAATGCAACCTTGATCCCCGCCAGACAAAAATCATCACGAACGGGATCCAGAGTTCGTTTTGTCCACGCGGACAATGCGGCACTGGGATCCGCATCCCATGCACGCGCAAGCCAGAGTTGAACCTCGGAGAAATTTTGATCATTCAAGGCGGCGGCGATTTGCGACTTGCATTCAGCAAGACGCGCCCGTTTATCAAAATGATTTACTTCCATTACTTTCGCTGGTAGATCTGACGTATTGATTCAAGCACCGTAGAGGGCGCGTTTGCAAATTCTTCTGGCACCAATGCGGCGGTTTGATCCGTTTTCAGCTTTGGCCACCGCGGGCAATGCACCTGAAGTCCGTCGATTCGATTTTCAAGATGTTTGCAAACAGTCTCAGCTGCCGCTTTGGCGGCAGCGTATTCCACCATTTCCCGGGGAATGGTATCTAGGAACGCGGTCGACGGACAAAGCAAATTTTGAACCTGGAAGCCGTCACGCACCAACCCATGAATCAATTCGCTAACCCCGTAAACATAATAGCCACAAAAATCCTGGAACTTCGCTGTCGAAAACTCTCCCGTCCCTGCCGAAATCGCAGGGGTGGCAAAATAGTACACATCCAGACTGGTGGCGGGAGGTTTCAAATCGGTAAGCACCAAATCTCGGACATTCAGTTGAGTTATCGTGATCTCCCCTGGGGCCTCACAAAGTTCCTCTTTCATTCGCAACGCGTCGGATCTGCCACGTGCAAAGGTGAGAGTCACATCAGCGCCTCCTGCTGCGAGCAGTTTACACGCGACTTCGCCCAAGCCTCGCGAGCCGCCAACCACCAGCGCTGAAGAGCCGGCAAATTCCTCCGGTCCGACCAAACCGCAGGCGTCCGCGAAGGAGAGTTGCCGGGTTGGTTCGGGGCGAACAAAAGCGGTGATCTCACCGGTGCATTCAGGTGTTTTTATGCTCAGTGTGGCCATGCGGAAACGTTTGTCGGCGCGAATGACTTGATAAGCCATGGCACGCTTAGGGCAGGTTTCTGCAACGGGCGAAAACGAAAAATCGAAACGTGAGTACAAGGAATGGCGGCCAGGACATTCCATACCGACGAGCGTCGATGTCGTCACGAGATCACACAACTGATTAACGGGAATCGACTGATACGCACTTGGAAAGCGTTCTGCCAAAGAGTTGGAGTCGACTGGGTAACGCAGTTCGCCACAGGCCGTTTCGACCTCGTCAAACGTTCTGCTGCGGATCGCCACATCGGCCTTTTTCGCGACACAATTACCCGAATCAGATGGTCGATTGTCGTTCTGAAACAAAACGTCGAAAAAAGCAACTTGAGCCCCAGTCGATATGGTTACACGGAACTGAAGTGCTCCCCGTTCCGTTAATGTCCAGGTTACTTTGTCGCCGACGACTACCGGACGCAGAAACGACCCCTTTAACGATTCAAGCCGGATCCGATCCGTCTGCGAACAGAGTAGCTCAAGCCCTTGCATGACTAGGTGCATCCCATGGACTACCGGCATTCCAAAAACGGTTCTCCTGGATTCCAACGGGTCAACATGCAGCGGGTTAAAATCACCGCTGATCTTCGCAAACTCAAGACAGTCCTGAAGCTCAAAGACCTTGTGAGCGGTTTTCGTCATTGCGGAAGCGGCTCTGGAATTCATACGTTGCCCTCCCGCATTCCCAACATTCTTGCCGGAGGTGAACCCACAATACTGCCAGGCTTGACGTCCTGAGAGACCACCGCCCCCGGACCCACAATCGCTCCCTCCCCGATGTGTACTCCCTGCAGAATCACGGAACCCACACACAGAAGCACACCGTCGCCGATGGTAATGCGATCGGAGCTACAACCTTGTCCGTCGATCAATTCACCGGAAAAAGTGTTGTGTTTGTGGTCGGAAATGACCACTCCATCTCCAATCAGACAATGATCTCCGATCGACACTCCATCGCTGATCAGCAAATGGGTTCCGCGCCCAATGAAAACGTGATCGCCAACAACAATCTCCGCATCATCGCTTACGACATCAAACCAAACGTCCGGTTCCAGAACACATCGGGTGCCAAATTTGGTTGTCCACGGTCGATCGATTCGTGACTTGCATCCAAACAAACATTTTGCTCCTACAGCAGCGCCGCAGACTGCAAACCATTTGCTGCGGATTCTGGCAAACGACAATCGTTTGATTTCGGCAAACTTCCAAAGGAGACGGGAAAAGCTCATCGTGCCCGAGTGGCCCTTTTATCGTTCGATACTGATTTCAGACGTTCGGCAAAGAATTGTTCCAATTCCCGCCCGACACGTTCCCAAGTATGTTGGTCTGCGGTTTTTACCGCGGCCGATGACATTTTGCCGGCGGCCTGCAGATCGCGTTGTATCTCAACAACCCGATCGACAATCTGCTGCGGTGCGTTGAAATCGCACAAAAATCCATTCAAGCCGTGCTGTATAATATCGACCATGCCTCCCGCGGTTGTTCCAATCACGCAAAGTCCGCGCGACATCGCCTCCAAAAATATTTTGCCGAAACCGTCAAATAGTGAGGGGTAAAGAAAAACGCCGTGCCCGTCGAACTCTTTAACCAACTCTTCTTGCGTCATCCAACCGAGCAAGCGAACTCGCGGAGCGACCGGTCCGAGTAAATTTTTCACTTTGGCATGGTCGCCCGGATGACAGATCCACGTGAGCGACAGATTCTCGTCCGCGGACAGTAACTGTTTCGCAGCGGTTGCAACAGCGTGCGGACCTTTTGCGAAATGGTAACCCGCCACGTATAGCATCTTACGCAATCGGCGCGGCGTCATCTGCGGGACGTGGTTCGCACGGAATACTGCTGCGGGTGCCTGTGGGATCGTCGCGATTTGCTCCCAGGCAAGCCGATGTCGCTGGTGCAGGAACTGTGCATCCAGACTGTTGCTGACGACATAACCATCACAGACTTTCGACGCCTTGTGAATATGCTGGCCCGTTACCGACACTAGGCATTTACTCAGTTTCGACTTGATCGATGAGTGGGCGGCAAGACCCAGGATTCGAGACCACTTCGACAGCACCTCTTCCAAATGATCATCCAATCCGTGACTTCGCACGATAAATGCACCTTCAAAGCCCCGTGATCGGAGTTTCCTACCGGCGAGAAAGCTTTGTCCGAGATTTACGGTAACGATATCAAACGAGGTGCGACGACTAGCAGCCAGAATGGCTTTCGCATACGTCCCTGGCAACTCCAATGCATAGTGCAGGTTTCCATGAGCGATTCGCCTAGGCAGTTCGTCGGCCCAAATCGTCTGGACCTCATGTCCAAGGTTCCGCAATTGCCGAACCATCAGTAATTCTGTTCCGCCAGCACCCGAATTTGGATCAGGATCGACTTCAGATACCCAAAGAATTTTCATGCGTCGCGCGGAAACAACTGTCGCAGATTGTGGACCAGCAGCGCTTTCCAAGCTCTCAGGTGAAAAGCATTCGAGGCTATCGCGCGTTTGAAATACTGACCTGCAAGTATGGGATCTTTTTCTGCAAGCGCAGCTCCCACCAGCAGTAGACTGGTCGCGCGATCAAAGCTGGAAGTGGTTTCATCCTTGCGCACGCGACATTTCTCAGACAACCGTTCTGCTTCACGCAACCACTCGTGATCAGCAGCACCCTGCCGGGTGGCTCGAAAGCAGGCCTGGGCCAGTTCACTGAATTGCTTCTGCGCATCCTGGAATCGCGCGCTGATACAGTCAGTGCTGACGGTGCGCTGATAGAGAACTTCGGGCACCACCACAAAATTGCCAATTTCTGACAACCGCAGCCAAAGGTCACTGTCCTGGGCATAGTAAAAGGGAACGCGGTAACCGCCGACCCGTTCAAGTGCATCACGGCGCATGAGCACGCTTCCGTGGGCGGGCACACCGATCAGGTGATGATCCTCACCGGATGCCAGTTTAACGGTGTGGCCGAGATTCCTGTGTGTTTCGCACACGATGCCTTCCGGGGTGACATCTTCGACCCAGCAAGTAGCCAACACCGCAGACTCGTCTCTTGCTAACGCGGCAACCTGTTTTTCTAGCCGATCAGGTATCGAAATATCGTCCGCATCCTGTCTGGCAATGAATTCTCCTTGTGCCATTCCAGACGCAGTGATCAAAGCCTGAGTTAATCCTCGGTTCTCCTGATGAAGAATTTTCAGACGCTGATCCTGCTTGGCCAATTCATCGAGAATTCGCCCGGTATCATCCACTGATCCATCATTAATGACGATGCACTCCAGATCAGTGAAGGACTGTTCCAAAATTCCTATAACCGATTCACCGACTGAATGGGCGGCGTTGCGGACTCCGATGATGACTGAAACATCTGGCATTAACTCAATACAGCTATGAGAGCAGAATGATTGTGGTGATCGATTCCAGCCAATCGATCAAGTCCGGCTGGTGGCGATTCTTCGGTCCGTCGCCGGGAAAAAGATATCTCGAAATTTCAATACAGGAAACTCGATTATGTTCGCCATTACGATTCCCAGGCACAGGCTTAATAGCAATGAAAGGAACACCGTAACGTAGGTACTAACGTCGACTGTTCGTTCATGAATTCGCGGGATGATCCAACTTGCCACGACGGCGTGCCAGACATAGATGGAATAGGAATAGGTGCCGACCCAGGCAAGGCTGCTGGAAATAAAGCCAGGGTTTTTCATCTTAAGCGGGATCACTGCGAACAGAATCATGGCGCTGCCGAGGTAGTTTGTCGTAAGCCCATAGACACGTATCCAGCTATACTCTCGCGCGGAATAGATGAACGGGGGCATCACAAGCAAAATCCCTGCAGTCAGCAGGATCACGCGATATCGCGCCGAAAAATTGATGAACCAATCGTGTTGGAAGTTCCACAAATAAGCCAACAGGATTCCCATCGACAGGGCATCGCACCGCAAGTGGGTTACCGCCGGCACGTTAGTAAACGTGTTGGCAAATGCGATACGCAAGCTCAAGACTACCACACCAACGCCAACAAGGATTGGCGGCCATGACCGAAACGGATTGCCCGAACCGAATCTTGAACAGCTCCAAACCAAGATAATCACCGCAATGTAGAAGTGCTCCTCAACGGCAAGAGACCATGTGTGTCCCCACACGCTTGGCAGGTAGTTTTGCACAAACAAGGCTTCTGCAAGCAGTTTGCCGGGGCTGATATTTGAGAGGTCGTTGGCAAGCAGGACAATGCAAATCGTCGTGACGAACAGAAAGAAATAGAATGCCGGATATATTTTCAGAGCCCTTCGGATGGCAAACCGTCCTGCACGAACACGCCCGTCGCGTTTGTATTCCCGAAACAGCAAGCTGGTAACAAGGAATCCGCTCAACACAAAAAACAAGTCCACTCCAATCCACCCACCGCGTTTAAGGGCCATCATTAGCGGGTTTGCAGGTGCAGGGGTATGGCTGATTATCACCAAGATGCAGGCTATCGCTCGCAGTATGTCAAGCTGTGCAAGACGTTTCGGCTCTTGTATTTCCTCTGTCATCGATTCGCGTTGCACGTCGCGTGGCAGCCCGCGAATCGGCCGGATCCGAACTGATATAACAGGAATGATTCAACCGTCATAAGCACGTAGCAGACTTGTTCCTTGTCTGGCACGAATATATTGGCAACAGGATAATTACGATTGCAAGTCCCTCCGTCATCAATGATACGCGCGATGTCGCGATCCAATGTCATTATGTCATCCACGCTTGCTTCATCGTGTCGCTGCCGGGGCGTCGTCGCAACTTGCTGAATGACTCACAGATAGTCCCAACGATTCTCCATCCCAGTAACCGCGCCATCGTGCCCACGAGACGATATTGTGTCCCTGACCCACCAGCGCAATCCGCTTTTCTCGCCACTTCAAAGCACTCGTGCGCTAGCTTCGTCTGCCCGGAACGTCCGAGCTGACGCGCAAGCGAGAACGCCCAGCGAGAGAAGTGCTGCATCTCCGGACCACCAACCTCCACCCCGGCCTGCTTCGCACAAAAATACAGAGTCGGAATCAGTTGACCAAAGTCTCTCAACGCGTTTACGCTCAGGCCACCTCCCGTCAGCCGCTCATGGGTATGTTGCCGGTGCTGCGAAACGAATTCATTGCAGAACACCAGCTTCGTTCCGAGTGCTCCGACGCGAGCGTCGTAGTGCCAGTCCTCTCCCATCCGCATCGTTGTCCACGCTCCAACCTGATCGCAAACGCTGCGTCGATACAAAGGCGTGTGCGTATTCCACCAGCGGTCAACCAACAATTCAGGAAACAGCGATTCAAATCGAACCCCTGACTTCTTAAAGGGGGCAACCAGCACATGCCCCGTTTCATTGATCAGGCAAGTCTTCCCGTAGGAGACGCCACAGTCGGGATTGGATTGAAGTGCTTCGACCTGAGCAGTGAACTTGTTGGGCAGTAGGCGGTCGTCACTGTCTAGGTATTGGATAAACTCACCACGAGCGATTTGCCTGCCCCGCTCGCGAGCGCCGCCGGGTCCGCAATTCGCAATGCGAATGGATCGCACAATGTCCGGATTTCCCGACACGATCGATTGAATCAACTCGGGCGTGTCATCTGTCGATCCGTCATCGACAAGAATCACTTCGATGGGGCGATAGGATTGCGCGAGAACACTCTCCACCGCTGCCTCCAAAAACACCGCTCGGTTGTATACCGGAATGATCGTGGACACCAATGACGCGTGAATATTCATTCGGTTGGTCGCACGTCTGACTTCGAGACACAGAATCCCAAACTGCCTGTGCGGTAAAGTGCATCACACTTCCGGTCAATTTCCGGCCATTTCATTTTCCGCGGCGTCAGGAACGGCGTTCGCCTGTCAAAACGATGCAGCATCCCCAGCATCCACCTGACTGGACGCGAATATCGCCCCATTCGCGACAACGAACGCAGTGTATCCATCGACGACCAGAGTTGATCCACCTTCAATTCAGGCGCTGATTCGATTAGAGACAGAAAACCCCATGGTGTGACGTGAAAGAACGATTGGTGAAATGGCTCACCCAGTGAGACTGTGCCCAGATAAATGCCACCCGGTCGCAACACTCTGCAAACCTCGCTGACCGCGACAAACGGATTATACAAGTGTTCCAGCACCGCATAGGAAAGCACGCAATCAAATGATCCGTCTTTGAACGGCAGTGCATGCGCATCTGCAAGAAAGTCGGCGGCCTTATTCGAGTAGTCGACGCCAACGTATCGATGATTCAATGATTCCACTGGGGCGGCGTGATCACGCGATCCGCATCCAAGATCCAGCACATCAATGCCGCTGGCAAAACGATCCTGAACAAGCGACATCAGCTGAGAGCAGTCTCGAACCGACTTCGGCCCGGCATAGGTAATGTCAGGTGCCATCAATCTGACTGATTTTAGATGCTCTTCAGGATCGAGCCTCAGGAATTTAGGCATTGAAATGTTGGCGAACGTGCGATTCTTCGGTCGCAAATCACGACCCGTGCGATCCTCGAACTTGCAAGTTCCGCAACGTGGAAACGATTCAAACGAAACGTTGCCACCGCAGTCGGGACAACTCAGCACGTCTCGATACCAAGGGGCTTGTGTATTCAATTCGGTTGTATTCTCTCGCTGCATCAGACGTCCGGACTGCTGTCAAGTTTCTTCAGACAAACACTGGATGAGACAAACAGGCAGTCAGCCCGCCGTAAGAGGTGCGAACCATCAAACTCTCTGCGCTGATCATATATCCCGAAAACACCCATTCCCTGTGAATGCATGAATTCATTGAAATCCGCGAACGGCACATGTTTCTCGTTACCTAACGAGAATCCCAATTCCGCCAGCACGGTACTGATCGCGTTGCGTTTAAAAAGTTCCTCTGCTCCCCTGACAACCTCCAAGTCGAAACCTTCGGTGTCTATCTTCAGGTAATCAATCTTATGAATTTCGTGATTCTCGCAGAATTGACTGAGCGATTGCACGGATACTTCCTCGACTTCCAGCGGTTCTTCATTGTCAAAATTAACAAATGAATTGTTGCAGCTTCCCTGATAAATGTTGATTTTCGCAACTGAAGTGCTGGCCCCTAACGCCAACTGATGACATCGCACATTGGGGAATCGCCGAACATTCTTGGTCAATGTATCGAAGGTTGATTTGACCGGTTCAAATGCGTGGATAATGGCACGCGGATATTGCTGGGCAAGACTGCAAGCGGTCTGCCCAACATTGGCACCTACATCAAAAATTATGGACGGGGCTTCACTAATAATCCTCGTCCGATCAAATCGCAGATTGTTTCCGCGAGGAAACCAACCACGATAAATTCTGCAATCAAACCATCGCTCCATCAAACGTTTTGTATTACTCAACAGTTCCATCACAGCGGGTGCTCCCCGGAAACGGCGTTTAGGAAGGGCTGTAGCGCGTCCAGATCGACATGCAAATCACGAAAGAGTGGTTTGCCTTCAGCTGGTTTGCCCACAAAGTGCCAGTAGTCGTGCCCGAGAATACTGGCGACCGCGTAAAAGTGAGGATTGGGTGACCCGGAATCACGTATTTCTGCGACGCGTGTGCCTGGCGCGCAAAAGAGCAGGTTGGCAAAACCCGCACCGTGCAACCCAATGACCGCTTGCGCACTTGCCATGACTTCCATCTGTTCGACAAATGAAAGTTTCTCAAGAAAAACACGTTCAAAACCATACGGCTGAATTTTATTCCAAAATTCAGTTTCATTACTCATTCGACGGTTCGCGCACTCTTCCCTACAAATGTAGATGCGTCTGTCTTTCCGACCCGGAGGCAACCCAGAAGTGAGTCTTTGGCGGATTTCGCCGAGCACGCGACTGTTAAACATGCTATAGCGGAAAACATTGAGCCGCCTGACCTCGATCACTTCGTCCGCTGATTCCAGGAATAACGGGTCACGCACGCCAAGCATCTGCAGAGCATCCCGACGGGGCTGATCCAGAAGGTCCGCCGCCGGCAGCAGGATCGGTACATCTGGTAAGTGCGTTTGCGCCAGGTGAATCCTTGGTAAATGAAAGAACAGCCACAGAAAATAATTTCGCGTGGAGTGGGTGCCAACCCAACAGGCTGAATCAATCTGCCGGACTGTCGGCCGGCCACGAAGTAATCGCGCATGATCCGGTGAGAATTGACAGCCGTCAACGACCACTTCGCGGTCATCGTTAGTGATGACCGCGTAGAAGTCGTTTTGCCACGGGCTGCGTACCCGCAGCAACCGGCAGTCCCGTAACTCGGCGGCCACCGGGCCCAGTTGAAGCAGTTCGGGCACGTCGTAGAACGAGAACGCATACTTACCCCGCGAATCCTCCAACTCCGTGCGGCTATGAATATTCTGCGGAAGTCGAAAGTCTCCTGGCTCGTCGTCCATCAACCTGCACCAGGTTGTTCCCTGTTCGGTGCAGTAGTCTTCGCTCGCTGTTTGTTGTAGACACGGGTAACCGAGATACCGCGGCGGAACATTCAGGTTTCTTATCAACCGGTTCCGTACGCGATCAAGTAACGATGGATTCATGATGATTGAACCTGATCCAATCTCCGGTCGTTTCCGTTTGACTGGATTCGCGTGAAAAAATGGTTGCAACCGACGGTCGTGACCCGCTCATAGTTCCTTGCAGCCAGGTATTGGCCAACAAGATCCCTTTCCCGGTCATAGGTGCACTCGGTTACCAGTACCGTCGGCCGAAAACGCTCAAGGTCCAGCCCGTCCAGTACTTCCATTTCATGCCCCTCGACATCAATTGTCATGAAATCGATTGGGCCAGTGACATCTTTGAGAATCTCGTTCAAGCTCCGGTGCGGGACGGTAACCGACTCGATGCTGGCGTTCAGTCGTTTGCACTTTTCGAGATGAACAGGATCGGCCTCGGTGAACGACATCATTCCGGACCAGTCGGCATCGGAGCGAACCTTGTTGAAGGTGATTGTGCCGCTGGCGTCGCGACCGCCGACGGCTGCCTGTACCACGTCGCTTTCAGGTCGATTCATACGGCAACGGTCCGCCATTTCCGGATCGGGTTCGACCAGAATGCACTTCCAACCCAGTGCTTCGAAGGCGTAGGTGTTGCTGCAGGATTTTCCGTCGAAGGCGCCGACCTCCACACACGTTCCATCCGATTTTCGCTCAAAGTAGTTCCACAGAAAGACGTCTTCGCCATGCTGGGATTGAAAGCTGATTGTCTTGTTGTGGATATGCGATGCCAGATCTGAGTACACCTGATTACTGGCCTCGTTTTGTGCAATCCTCGCAGCCCGTATTTGCTGCTGGAGATTTTCGAGACGGCTCCAAAGTCCACGAATTGCCCTGCGTGTCCTAAATGCGACTAACAGGATGCAAACGAGACTCGCAACAAACATAGCGACAGTGGCTGTCATCATCTTCGAACCGCCTTAATCATTGAATTCGGGTTCACTACTTGCGGTCTCTTGGAGACCTGCTTACGCGGCGCATGCGATGTCGAACGTCTTGAGCGATCCGAAACAAAGTTGGCGAGGCGTGCCTGTTCAAACAGCCGTAATGGTCCAAAATCTCAGCCGCAATTCGTTCGTAAAGTTGCGGTCGCGTTGCCCACTTCTGTGAGATTGCGCGATCGCGATTCTGTAAAACGAACGGGCGCATCTGCTCGTACCGTTGCCAGGAAAGGCTGTCCAGGATTGACTCCAACTCATCCACGGATTGGAATGAGATTAGGCCGCGTTCGTCAAAATATCGATGAATCCCGTCGCAGCCGTAGTAAATCGGAACGGTTTCTGTCAGCAGGCAATCGATGATTTTTTCGGAAAAATAGGCATCACGGCTGCAATTCTCCATGGCGATTGAGAATGCATAGTCGGCCAGGCCATCCATTTTACTGTCGATCCACTTAACACCTTTACCAAAGCGGTCCACTCCGGAACGGTTGGCAAGGCGTGCGATCACCTCGTTCCTCAATACATGCCCGGCGACTGGGTTTTGATGGTGGGCACCGATCATTGATACTAAGCGGATCTTATTGTAGTCGCGACGCTCAAGTGAGTCGTCACCCAGCCAGTTGGTTCCGAAAACGAGTTCGCGATACGGGAATCCGCGTTCCAGCAATCGCGCATCGTGCGTCAGCACTATCGCGAACCGATTGCACAGATTGACGTCTTCAAAAAAAGGAACGCTGGTGTTGGGTTCGCTTAGGACCGCAATCCGAAGCCTCTTGGGGTAGCGAAGATAACTGCGGCCGGTGGTCGCAAAATAGTCCAAAAACAAGCCCAAGTGATAACGCATCGCTTCGGACTTGCCATCTTCGAACCGGAACCGCAATTGCGTCTGCTCACAAGTCACATCAAGGGACTTTGCGGTACGATGCCCGTAACAATCAATATTCAAAACCGACCGTTTCATCCGTTGTGCCTGAGAATGTCTGGCAGAGATTGTTTCAAACTAGACAAGCGGGTCAATCCTGCCAGATGACACTAGGGGCAAGCTCACCGAAAGGACGTGCCGCCAACTGCTTGATGCGGCTTGTTGCGGGTTTCGCCATGATTTGATCCCGGTGCTCGGCGTTGCGATCACCCGAGCGATTGGGGGCTTCGGGATGCCATAAATGGAACACCGGCAGAAACGCGCCTTCGCTGTGTTCCAGCTGCCGTGCACGATCGAGAAACTCGTTGTCTTCGCCGCCCCAGCCATAAAAAGCTTCGTCGTGACCGCCAATTTCCATATAAGCTTTACGGGTCACAGCCATCGGGGTGGGGTTGTTCTGAACGACTTGTTCCAGTTGGGTCACCGACTGAAATGAACGCTGATTCTGTACGCGCTCAGAAGCGGCCTGGTCCAGATAAAATATGTAACGGGGCAACCGCGACGACTGAAGCTTTCCGTTGACTCGTTTGGCGACCTCTCTGCCAAAATGCGTCGGGACGACATAGTCACCGTCGTGTAGGACAACAACGCGACCTTTGGCACGCCGTGCTCCAAAATTCAACGCCCAGGAACGGTTGTACGGCATTTCCCGGCACGTGGTAGGCGTGTGATAGTAGCGAGCCCCATCAGGTACGTGCTCTGCGAACTCCTGCTGCCAACTTTGTTCGACAATGATCACCTCCGTCTCACAGTCCGATTGGCCCAGCAACGATGCCACCGTTGCCTGAAACTGAGGAAGGCGTCCGGTACCCCGGACACCTACCACGAATGAAACCTCCGGACGGTCTGAACAGGCGTTGGGCCGGGTGTCAAACGCCACCGGCCACTGTTGCAAACAATGCTGCAGGATTTGGCCGCCGACATGCGGTAAAAAACGGGCAACCGTCAGCGGTGAACTATCCCGCCAGTGACAAATGCGGCCGTCTGTCTCAGGGGTTGTTGTAATTTTCTCATGGCGATTGTGTAGGTCTTTCCAGTTCCATCCGAAAGCAGATGCCACGCCCGGGAACTTGAGTATCAGTTCGGTGCGCCAGCGCTCATGCAGCCAGCAACCAAGGTATTCCTTAAAAGTCAATGAATGAGGGGCCATGATCAGTGTGGAGGTGGTATAGGGCGATTCTAAACGCGTTTGAGCAGCACGTCAGCCTGCAGGGGCTGACCGTCCGGGGCAAAACAGAAACCATCCATCACCTGCGGGACGAAACCAAAATGCGTCGCGTAATTGACGATTTCATGCCAGAGAGGCGCACCCGCGTAGAGCGGAGTGAATTGAACCTCGGAGATGATGTACTCAATATCTCGGAGTCGATCACCACAACCTTTTAATGCTTCCAGCTCAAATCCCTGAACATCCAACTTGAGAAGTTTCACTGCTTCGATGGAATTCTCCGTCAGGTAAGTGTCGAGCCTCGTAACCGGCACCGCTTCCCTCCGGACTT
This window encodes:
- a CDS encoding glycosyltransferase family 2 protein; this translates as MPDVSVIIGVRNAAHSVGESVIGILEQSFTDLECIVINDGSVDDTGRILDELAKQDQRLKILHQENRGLTQALITASGMAQGEFIARQDADDISIPDRLEKQVAALARDESAVLATCWVEDVTPEGIVCETHRNLGHTVKLASGEDHHLIGVPAHGSVLMRRDALERVGGYRVPFYYAQDSDLWLRLSEIGNFVVVPEVLYQRTVSTDCISARFQDAQKQFSELAQACFRATRQGAADHEWLREAERLSEKCRVRKDETTSSFDRATSLLLVGAALAEKDPILAGQYFKRAIASNAFHLRAWKALLVHNLRQLFPRDA
- a CDS encoding glycosyltransferase family 2 protein; translated protein: MNIHASLVSTIIPVYNRAVFLEAAVESVLAQSYRPIEVILVDDGSTDDTPELIQSIVSGNPDIVRSIRIANCGPGGARERGRQIARGEFIQYLDSDDRLLPNKFTAQVEALQSNPDCGVSYGKTCLINETGHVLVAPFKKSGVRFESLFPELLVDRWWNTHTPLYRRSVCDQVGAWTTMRMGEDWHYDARVGALGTKLVFCNEFVSQHRQHTHERLTGGGLSVNALRDFGQLIPTLYFCAKQAGVEVGGPEMQHFSRWAFSLARQLGRSGQTKLAHECFEVARKADCAGGSGTQYRLVGTMARLLGWRIVGTICESFSKLRRRPGSDTMKQAWMT
- a CDS encoding FkbM family methyltransferase, whose protein sequence is MELLSNTKRLMERWFDCRIYRGWFPRGNNLRFDRTRIISEAPSIIFDVGANVGQTACSLAQQYPRAIIHAFEPVKSTFDTLTKNVRRFPNVRCHQLALGASTSVAKINIYQGSCNNSFVNFDNEEPLEVEEVSVQSLSQFCENHEIHKIDYLKIDTEGFDLEVVRGAEELFKRNAISTVLAELGFSLGNEKHVPFADFNEFMHSQGMGVFGIYDQRREFDGSHLLRRADCLFVSSSVCLKKLDSSPDV
- a CDS encoding glycosyltransferase family 4 protein — encoded protein: MLSKWSRILGLAAHSSIKSKLSKCLVSVTGQHIHKASKVCDGYVVSNSLDAQFLHQRHRLAWEQIATIPQAPAAVFRANHVPQMTPRRLRKMLYVAGYHFAKGPHAVATAAKQLLSADENLSLTWICHPGDHAKVKNLLGPVAPRVRLLGWMTQEELVKEFDGHGVFLYPSLFDGFGKIFLEAMSRGLCVIGTTAGGMVDIIQHGLNGFLCDFNAPQQIVDRVVEIQRDLQAAGKMSSAAVKTADQHTWERVGRELEQFFAERLKSVSNDKRATRAR
- a CDS encoding acyltransferase — protein: MSFSRLLWKFAEIKRLSFARIRSKWFAVCGAAVGAKCLFGCKSRIDRPWTTKFGTRCVLEPDVWFDVVSDDAEIVVGDHVFIGRGTHLLISDGVSIGDHCLIGDGVVISDHKHNTFSGELIDGQGCSSDRITIGDGVLLCVGSVILQGVHIGEGAIVGPGAVVSQDVKPGSIVGSPPARMLGMREGNV
- a CDS encoding acyltransferase family protein yields the protein MTEEIQEPKRLAQLDILRAIACILVIISHTPAPANPLMMALKRGGWIGVDLFFVLSGFLVTSLLFREYKRDGRVRAGRFAIRRALKIYPAFYFFLFVTTICIVLLANDLSNISPGKLLAEALFVQNYLPSVWGHTWSLAVEEHFYIAVIILVWSCSRFGSGNPFRSWPPILVGVGVVVLSLRIAFANTFTNVPAVTHLRCDALSMGILLAYLWNFQHDWFINFSARYRVILLTAGILLVMPPFIYSAREYSWIRVYGLTTNYLGSAMILFAVIPLKMKNPGFISSSLAWVGTYSYSIYVWHAVVASWIIPRIHERTVDVSTYVTVFLSLLLSLCLGIVMANIIEFPVLKFRDIFFPATDRRIATSRT
- a CDS encoding SDR family NAD(P)-dependent oxidoreductase gives rise to the protein MTKTAHKVFELQDCLEFAKISGDFNPLHVDPLESRRTVFGMPVVHGMHLVMQGLELLCSQTDRIRLESLKGSFLRPVVVGDKVTWTLTERGALQFRVTISTGAQVAFFDVLFQNDNRPSDSGNCVAKKADVAIRSRTFDEVETACGELRYPVDSNSLAERFPSAYQSIPVNQLCDLVTTSTLVGMECPGRHSLYSRFDFSFSPVAETCPKRAMAYQVIRADKRFRMATLSIKTPECTGEITAFVRPEPTRQLSFADACGLVGPEEFAGSSALVVGGSRGLGEVACKLLAAGGADVTLTFARGRSDALRMKEELCEAPGEITITQLNVRDLVLTDLKPPATSLDVYYFATPAISAGTGEFSTAKFQDFCGYYVYGVSELIHGLVRDGFQVQNLLCPSTAFLDTIPREMVEYAAAKAAAETVCKHLENRIDGLQVHCPRWPKLKTDQTAALVPEEFANAPSTVLESIRQIYQRK
- a CDS encoding class I SAM-dependent methyltransferase, whose amino-acid sequence is MAPDITYAGPKSVRDCSQLMSLVQDRFASGIDVLDLGCGSRDHAAPVESLNHRYVGVDYSNKAADFLADAHALPFKDGSFDCVLSYAVLEHLYNPFVAVSEVCRVLRPGGIYLGTVSLGEPFHQSFFHVTPWGFLSLIESAPELKVDQLWSSMDTLRSLSRMGRYSRPVRWMLGMLHRFDRRTPFLTPRKMKWPEIDRKCDALYRTGSLGFCVSKSDVRPTE